In Rhodanobacter humi, the following are encoded in one genomic region:
- the hisC gene encoding histidinol-phosphate transaminase — translation MSVLDLARAEIRALQPYSSARMEASGGELLLNANESAWAPTGDNGAGCNRYPDPQPAALVDALARLYGVRREQLLVGRGSDEAIDLLVRAFCRAGRDAILVQPPTFGMYAVCARIQDAAVVEVPLRHDFTLDVDAVLAALTPAVKLVFVCTPNNPAGSVVPRADIERLVRALDGRALLVVDEAYVEFADEGSVTDLLDRYDNLAVLRTLSKAWALAGARIGCLLAHPEVIALLRRIMPPYPLPLPSVDAALLALSGWGQANALAHIGVVRAERARMRASLAGLPGVRGVLPSQANFLTVRFDDAGAAYSRLFDAGIVVRDVRRYPGLDDALRITIGAPAENERVLAALAFPAQARGVA, via the coding sequence ATGAGTGTGCTCGATCTCGCGCGGGCGGAAATCCGCGCCTTGCAGCCGTATTCCTCGGCGCGCATGGAAGCCAGCGGCGGCGAGCTGCTGCTCAACGCAAACGAATCGGCGTGGGCGCCCACCGGCGACAACGGCGCGGGCTGCAACCGTTATCCCGACCCGCAGCCGGCCGCGCTGGTGGATGCGCTGGCGCGGTTGTACGGCGTGCGCCGCGAACAGCTGCTGGTGGGGCGTGGCAGCGACGAGGCGATCGACCTGCTGGTGCGTGCGTTCTGCCGCGCCGGCCGCGACGCGATCCTGGTGCAGCCGCCCACCTTCGGCATGTACGCGGTGTGTGCACGCATCCAGGATGCCGCCGTGGTCGAGGTGCCGCTGCGCCACGACTTCACGCTGGACGTGGACGCCGTGCTCGCCGCGCTGACGCCCGCGGTGAAGCTGGTATTCGTCTGCACGCCGAACAACCCCGCTGGCAGCGTGGTGCCGCGCGCCGACATCGAGCGGCTGGTGCGGGCGCTGGACGGTCGTGCGTTGCTGGTGGTGGACGAGGCCTACGTGGAGTTCGCCGACGAGGGCAGCGTGACCGACCTGCTCGACCGTTACGACAATCTCGCCGTACTGCGCACGTTGTCCAAGGCCTGGGCGCTGGCTGGTGCGCGCATCGGTTGCCTGCTGGCGCATCCGGAGGTGATCGCGCTGCTGCGCCGGATCATGCCGCCGTATCCGCTGCCGCTGCCCAGCGTGGACGCGGCCCTGCTCGCGCTGTCGGGCTGGGGCCAGGCGAACGCGCTGGCGCATATCGGCGTGGTGCGTGCCGAGCGCGCACGCATGCGCGCGTCGCTGGCCGGCCTGCCGGGCGTGCGTGGCGTGCTGCCCTCGCAGGCGAATTTCCTCACCGTGCGCTTCGACGATGCCGGCGCCGCGTATAGCCGGCTGTTCGATGCGGGCATCGTGGTGCGCGACGTGCGGCGCTATCCAGGCCTGGATGATGCACTGCGCATCACCATTGGTGCGCCGGCGGAAAACGAGCGGGTGCTGGCTGCCTTGGCGTTTCCCGCACAGGCGCGGGGCGTGGCATGA
- the hisF gene encoding imidazole glycerol phosphate synthase subunit HisF, whose protein sequence is MLSRRIIPCLDVRDGQVVKGVRFRDHVAMGGIVDLALRYRDEGADEVVFYDITASPEGRSVDRGWVEKVARVIDIPFCVAGGIRSVDEARAVLHAGADKVSVNSPALERPELIDELAAAFGVQCVVVGVDSLRDADGEWRVRQYTGDPSKTRALARRTLDWVVEAQRRGAGEIVLNCMGSDGVRQGYDLDQLKAVRAVCRVPLIASGGAGEPTHFRDAFVEADVDGALAASVFHSGAIAIPELKCYLLAEGVRVRSE, encoded by the coding sequence ATGCTGAGCCGCCGCATCATTCCCTGCCTCGACGTGCGCGATGGCCAGGTGGTCAAGGGCGTGCGTTTCCGCGACCACGTGGCGATGGGCGGCATCGTGGATCTCGCGCTGCGCTACCGCGACGAGGGCGCCGACGAGGTGGTGTTCTACGACATCACCGCCAGCCCCGAGGGTCGCAGCGTGGACCGCGGCTGGGTGGAGAAGGTCGCCCGGGTCATCGACATCCCGTTCTGCGTGGCCGGCGGCATCCGCTCGGTGGACGAGGCGCGCGCGGTGCTGCACGCGGGCGCGGACAAGGTGTCGGTGAATTCGCCGGCGCTGGAACGGCCGGAGCTGATCGACGAGCTGGCCGCTGCCTTCGGCGTGCAATGCGTGGTGGTGGGTGTGGATTCGCTGCGCGATGCCGACGGCGAGTGGCGCGTGCGGCAGTACACCGGCGATCCGTCGAAGACGCGCGCACTGGCGCGGCGCACGCTGGACTGGGTGGTCGAGGCGCAGCGGCGCGGCGCCGGCGAGATCGTGCTCAACTGCATGGGCAGCGATGGCGTGCGGCAGGGCTACGACCTGGACCAGCTCAAGGCCGTGCGCGCAGTCTGCCGGGTGCCGCTGATCGCTTCCGGCGGTGCGGGCGAGCCGACACATTTCCGCGATGCCTTCGTCGAAGCCGACGTGGATGGCGCGCTGGCGGCCAGCGTGTTCCACTCCGGCGCGATCGCGATACCCGAACTCAAGTGCTACCTGCTGGCCGAAGGCGTACGAGTGAGAAGTGAGTGA
- the hisD gene encoding histidinol dehydrogenase → MKRIDWNALDEQARSEALARPAQTRAAALRDGVARIIADVRVRGDAALRELSAKYDRCALTALEVADAEFAAAEAALDPALKAAIREAAARIETFHRAAAPQPIGVDTAPGVRVERMLRPISRVGLYVPAGSAPLPSTALMLGVPARIAGCCEVVLCSPARADGRCDDAVLYAARLTGVHKVFKLGGAQAIAAMAYGTASVPKCDKLFGPGNAWVTEAKLQVSSEPDGAAIDMPAGPSEVLVIADAAANPVFVAADLLSQAEHGPDSQVILLSDSAALLDRVALEVERQCAELPRAEIARQALAQSRLIAVASLAQAVEVSNRYAPEHLILQVTTPRRLLDGIASAGSVFLGAWTPESVGDYCSGSNHVLPTYGYARSYSGVSVASYQKQITVQELSADGLRGIGPCTATLAAAEQLEAHRRAVTLRLTELESMT, encoded by the coding sequence ATGAAGCGGATCGATTGGAACGCGCTCGACGAGCAGGCCCGCAGCGAGGCACTGGCGCGCCCGGCGCAGACGCGCGCGGCGGCATTGCGCGACGGCGTGGCTCGCATCATCGCGGACGTACGGGTGCGTGGCGATGCGGCCCTGCGCGAGCTGAGCGCGAAATACGATCGCTGCGCACTGACGGCACTCGAGGTCGCCGACGCCGAGTTCGCAGCCGCCGAGGCAGCGCTGGACCCCGCTCTGAAGGCGGCGATCCGCGAAGCCGCCGCGCGCATCGAGACCTTTCACCGTGCGGCCGCGCCGCAACCAATAGGCGTGGACACGGCGCCCGGCGTGCGGGTGGAGCGCATGCTTCGCCCCATCAGCCGCGTGGGCCTGTACGTGCCGGCGGGCAGCGCGCCACTGCCGTCGACCGCGCTGATGCTGGGCGTGCCAGCGCGCATCGCCGGTTGCTGCGAGGTAGTGCTGTGCTCGCCCGCGCGCGCGGACGGCCGTTGCGATGACGCAGTGCTGTATGCCGCCCGCCTCACCGGCGTGCACAAGGTGTTCAAGCTGGGCGGCGCGCAGGCGATCGCGGCGATGGCCTACGGCACGGCCTCCGTGCCGAAGTGCGACAAGCTGTTCGGCCCCGGCAACGCCTGGGTCACCGAGGCCAAGCTGCAGGTGTCGTCGGAACCGGACGGCGCGGCGATCGACATGCCGGCCGGTCCGTCCGAGGTGCTGGTGATCGCCGACGCGGCGGCGAACCCTGTCTTCGTCGCCGCCGACCTGTTGTCGCAGGCCGAGCACGGACCGGATTCGCAGGTGATCCTGCTCAGCGATTCGGCCGCGCTGCTGGATCGCGTCGCGCTGGAGGTCGAACGGCAATGCGCCGAACTGCCGCGCGCGGAAATCGCCCGGCAGGCGCTGGCGCAGAGCCGGCTGATCGCGGTGGCCTCGCTGGCGCAGGCAGTCGAGGTGAGCAATCGCTACGCGCCCGAGCACCTGATCCTGCAGGTGACGACGCCGCGGCGGCTGCTCGATGGCATCGCGAGCGCCGGTTCGGTCTTCCTGGGCGCATGGACGCCCGAGTCGGTGGGCGACTACTGCAGCGGCAGCAACCACGTGCTGCCGACCTATGGTTACGCACGCAGCTACAGCGGCGTGTCGGTGGCCAGCTATCAGAAGCAGATCACCGTGCAGGAGCTCAGCGCCGACGGCCTGCGCGGCATCGGCCCCTGCACCGCCACGTTGGCGGCGGCCGAACAACTGGAGGCGCACCGCCGCGCGGTGACGCTGCGACTGACCGAACTGGAGTCCATGACATGA
- a CDS encoding cation diffusion facilitator family transporter: MSATPSCQHDHPHSAVASDHEHDHAAHAGTRGRKLLVAFVLTTLTMLAEVVGGLWSGSLALLTDGGHMMVDALALLMAFVGARLALRPADARRSYGYGRMEVLVGFVNALSQFVLVAWVVYEAIQRLLHPGEILSGVMLVVAIVGLLVNLLVLRSLHGHAHDDVNLAGATLHVLGDLLGSVAAVLAALAIRWFGWLWADPLLSLLVAVLILGSAWRLLRRSAHILLEGVPDGMDSAEVEAALRGADASIRGIHHLHVWQLASGSRMATLHAELHDPAAAAHALRAINRLLQERFGIQHVTVQIDPEACLDPPQGCAGHGHG; this comes from the coding sequence ATGAGCGCCACGCCTTCCTGCCAGCACGACCATCCGCATTCGGCGGTGGCGTCCGATCACGAACACGATCACGCGGCGCATGCCGGCACGCGCGGCCGCAAGCTGCTCGTGGCCTTCGTGCTGACCACGCTCACCATGCTGGCCGAAGTGGTCGGCGGCCTGTGGTCCGGCTCGCTGGCCCTGCTCACCGACGGCGGCCACATGATGGTGGACGCGCTGGCCCTGCTGATGGCCTTCGTCGGCGCGCGCCTGGCGCTGCGACCGGCGGACGCGCGGCGCAGCTACGGCTACGGACGGATGGAGGTGCTGGTCGGCTTCGTCAACGCGCTCAGCCAGTTCGTGCTGGTGGCCTGGGTGGTGTACGAGGCGATCCAGCGCCTGCTGCATCCGGGCGAGATCCTGTCGGGTGTGATGCTGGTCGTGGCCATCGTCGGCCTGCTGGTGAACCTCTTGGTGCTGCGCAGCCTGCACGGGCATGCGCACGACGACGTGAACCTGGCCGGCGCGACGCTGCACGTGCTGGGTGACCTGCTGGGTTCGGTGGCCGCGGTGCTGGCCGCGCTGGCGATCCGCTGGTTCGGCTGGCTGTGGGCCGACCCGCTGCTGTCGCTGCTGGTGGCGGTGCTGATCCTGGGCAGCGCATGGCGCCTGTTGCGCCGTTCCGCCCACATCCTGCTGGAGGGAGTGCCGGACGGCATGGACAGTGCCGAGGTGGAGGCCGCGTTGCGCGGCGCCGATGCCTCGATCCGCGGCATTCACCACTTGCACGTGTGGCAGCTGGCTTCCGGTTCGCGCATGGCCACCTTGCATGCCGAACTGCACGATCCGGCCGCCGCCGCGCACGCGCTGCGCGCGATCAACCGTCTGCTGCAGGAGCGCTTCGGCATCCAGCACGTCACCGTGCAGATCGATCCGGAGGCCTGCCTCGACCCGCCGCAGGGCTGCGCTGGCCACGGTCACGGCTGA
- the mtnC gene encoding acireductone synthase, with amino-acid sequence MSEIRAIVTDIEGTTSSISFVKDVLFPYARKRLPAFIETHADRPEMQHWLHEAAKEAGYIEASRQEVIELLLRWIDEDRKSTALKALQGMIWQEGYEAGDYRAHVYPEVAARLRAWRAEGLRLYVYSSGSVPAQQLFFGYSEAGDLTPLFAGYFDTETGPKREQASYAKIATAIGEQPEHLLFLSDIVEELDAARAAGFRTGWLLRPPQALPAQPRHPAYADFDAITP; translated from the coding sequence ATGTCCGAAATCCGCGCCATCGTCACCGACATCGAAGGCACCACCAGCTCGATCAGCTTCGTCAAGGACGTGCTGTTCCCCTATGCGCGCAAGCGCCTGCCTGCCTTCATCGAAACCCACGCCGATCGACCTGAGATGCAGCACTGGTTGCACGAAGCGGCGAAAGAAGCCGGCTACATCGAGGCCAGCCGGCAGGAGGTGATCGAACTGCTGCTGCGCTGGATAGACGAGGATCGCAAGTCCACCGCGCTGAAGGCGCTGCAGGGCATGATCTGGCAGGAAGGCTACGAGGCGGGCGACTACCGCGCCCACGTCTATCCCGAGGTGGCCGCGCGGCTGCGCGCCTGGCGCGCCGAAGGGCTGCGCCTGTACGTGTATTCCTCCGGCTCGGTGCCCGCCCAGCAATTGTTCTTCGGCTACAGCGAAGCGGGCGACCTCACGCCGCTGTTCGCCGGCTACTTCGACACCGAGACCGGCCCCAAGCGCGAGCAGGCCTCCTACGCGAAGATCGCCACGGCGATCGGCGAGCAGCCCGAACACCTGCTGTTCCTGTCCGACATCGTCGAGGAACTGGACGCCGCCCGGGCCGCCGGCTTCCGCACCGGCTGGCTGCTGCGCCCGCCGCAGGCGCTGCCGGCGCAGCCGCGCCATCCCGCCTACGCTGATTTCGACGCCATCACGCCCTGA
- the hisIE gene encoding bifunctional phosphoribosyl-AMP cyclohydrolase/phosphoribosyl-ATP diphosphatase HisIE codes for MSDVNTDLTRLDWPKGDGLLPAVVQHWLTGEVLMLGYMNAEALAATQASGKVTFWSRSKQRLWMKGESSGHVLALKSIRVDCDADTLLVQADPHGPTCHLGTSSCFGGDARPPLGFLAELDALVAERHAERPSGSYTTSLFEGGVRRIAQKVGEEGVESALAAVAQGDEELLGEAADLMFHLTVLLRARGLSLADAVAVLAKRHAER; via the coding sequence ATGTCTGACGTGAACACTGACCTTACCCGCCTCGACTGGCCCAAGGGCGACGGCCTGCTGCCCGCCGTCGTGCAGCACTGGCTCACTGGCGAGGTGCTGATGCTCGGCTACATGAATGCGGAGGCGCTGGCCGCCACGCAGGCCAGCGGCAAGGTCACGTTCTGGAGCCGCAGCAAGCAGCGGCTGTGGATGAAGGGCGAAAGCTCGGGCCACGTGCTGGCGCTGAAATCCATCCGCGTCGACTGCGACGCCGACACCTTGCTTGTGCAGGCCGATCCGCACGGACCGACCTGTCACCTGGGCACGTCCAGCTGCTTCGGCGGGGACGCGCGTCCGCCGCTGGGCTTCCTCGCCGAACTCGACGCACTGGTGGCCGAGCGCCACGCCGAACGTCCGTCGGGCAGCTACACGACCAGCCTGTTCGAAGGTGGTGTCCGCCGCATCGCGCAAAAGGTGGGGGAAGAAGGCGTGGAGAGTGCGCTCGCCGCCGTGGCGCAAGGCGACGAGGAGCTGCTGGGCGAGGCGGCGGACCTCATGTTCCATCTCACCGTGCTGCTGCGCGCGCGCGGACTGTCGCTGGCCGATGCGGTGGCCGTGCTGGCAAAGCGGCACGCCGAACGCTGA
- a CDS encoding C13 family peptidase has translation MRTALTALLAFAAGVLLMLWLPGHAPAPATDATNAIATAATDNPATASSVADIGDDSDGSANWPDQGPTPEQVLYAQPQMLRDALAKLGPRVSGKPNLYLVAFAGDGSEDVFRNEAEYAARMFRQRFGASAHALVLENNPASLATHPLASWSNLERALDGLAKVMQPDDILMLYMASHGSEDHELLVDMDPLPLDQIGAQDLADILKEHPFKWKVVVVNACYSGGFIPPLAGDGTLVLTAARSDRSSFGCGSESELTYFGHAWLVDALNRTDNFVDAFAQAKAEIAQWEQRDKLTPSEPQSHVGKGIAAQLDAWRKGIAAGPAVPFAPAAPAPATSAATTTR, from the coding sequence ATGCGCACTGCCCTCACCGCCCTGCTCGCCTTCGCCGCCGGCGTGCTGCTGATGCTGTGGCTGCCCGGCCATGCACCGGCGCCGGCCACCGACGCCACAAACGCCATCGCGACGGCCGCAACCGACAACCCCGCCACGGCCAGCTCCGTCGCCGACATCGGCGACGACAGCGACGGCAGCGCCAACTGGCCGGACCAGGGCCCCACGCCCGAGCAGGTGCTGTACGCCCAGCCGCAGATGCTGCGCGACGCGCTGGCGAAGCTCGGCCCGCGCGTATCCGGCAAGCCCAACCTCTACCTGGTCGCCTTCGCGGGCGACGGCAGCGAGGACGTGTTCCGCAACGAGGCCGAATACGCGGCCCGGATGTTCCGCCAGCGCTTCGGCGCCAGCGCCCACGCGCTGGTGCTGGAAAACAATCCCGCCTCGCTCGCCACGCACCCGCTGGCCAGCTGGAGCAACCTGGAACGCGCGCTGGACGGCCTCGCCAAGGTGATGCAGCCCGATGACATCCTGATGCTCTACATGGCCAGCCACGGCAGCGAAGACCACGAGCTGCTGGTCGACATGGATCCGCTGCCGCTGGACCAGATCGGCGCGCAGGACCTGGCCGACATCCTCAAGGAGCACCCGTTCAAGTGGAAGGTGGTGGTGGTCAATGCCTGCTACTCCGGCGGCTTCATCCCGCCACTCGCCGGCGACGGCACCCTGGTGCTCACCGCCGCGCGCAGCGACCGCAGTTCCTTCGGCTGCGGCAGCGAATCGGAGCTCACCTACTTCGGCCATGCCTGGCTGGTCGACGCGCTGAACCGCACCGACAACTTCGTCGATGCCTTCGCCCAGGCCAAGGCCGAGATTGCGCAGTGGGAACAACGCGACAAGCTCACGCCTTCGGAACCGCAGAGCCATGTCGGCAAGGGCATAGCGGCGCAGCTGGATGCGTGGCGCAAGGGCATCGCGGCTGGACCGGCGGTACCATTCGCCCCGGCAGCACCCGCGCCCGCCACCAGCGCAGCCACAACGACACGCTGA
- a CDS encoding YerC/YecD family TrpR-related protein has protein sequence MKRRSLDPETPVESAELSLCEALLSLKNAVEMDAFLRDLCTPAELEVLVDRWRVVPYLLDGVAYREIHERTAVSITTIGRVARFLTQGNGGYLAAAARASRRRAAAKKVRA, from the coding sequence ATGAAACGTCGATCGCTGGATCCCGAGACGCCCGTCGAGTCGGCCGAGCTGAGCCTGTGCGAGGCGCTGCTGTCGCTGAAGAATGCGGTGGAGATGGACGCTTTCCTGCGCGACTTGTGCACGCCGGCCGAGCTGGAGGTGTTGGTGGACCGCTGGCGCGTGGTGCCGTACCTGCTTGACGGCGTGGCCTACCGCGAGATCCACGAGCGCACCGCGGTGAGCATCACCACGATCGGCCGCGTGGCGCGCTTCCTCACCCAGGGCAACGGCGGCTACCTGGCGGCCGCGGCACGCGCCTCGCGCCGTCGCGCGGCGGCGAAGAAGGTGCGCGCATGA
- the hisG gene encoding ATP phosphoribosyltransferase, whose translation MKPRDRLRIAMQKSGRLTEPALELLKRCGLTFRQSRDKLFCFGEGEPVDLLLVRDDDIPGLIAQGVCELGIVGRNVLDEFRLTVGRESEPLAELRPLGFGRCRLSIAVPQEFDYREPTQLAGRRIATSYPGLLGAWLRERGVAAGVVTLAGSVEIAPKLGTADAICDLVQSGGTLVANQLREVDVLLESEAVLAGPQALPADERGDLVELLLKRLDGVIQVRESRLLLLQTPRHALDAVTRLLPGGPQPTLLPVAGQPDQLMLQALCAGEVSWRQLEEIKKAGAREMFVLPVEKMLA comes from the coding sequence ATGAAGCCGCGCGATCGCCTGCGCATCGCGATGCAGAAGTCCGGCCGGCTCACCGAGCCGGCGCTGGAGCTGCTCAAGCGCTGTGGCCTCACCTTCCGGCAAAGCCGCGACAAGTTGTTCTGCTTCGGCGAAGGCGAGCCGGTGGACCTGCTGCTGGTGCGTGACGACGACATTCCCGGCCTGATCGCGCAGGGCGTATGCGAGCTTGGCATCGTGGGCCGCAATGTGCTCGACGAATTCCGCCTCACGGTGGGGCGGGAGAGCGAGCCGCTGGCCGAGTTGCGGCCGCTGGGCTTCGGGCGCTGCCGGTTGTCCATCGCCGTGCCGCAGGAATTCGATTACCGCGAGCCGACGCAACTGGCCGGACGGCGCATCGCTACCTCGTATCCGGGCCTGCTCGGCGCGTGGCTGCGCGAGCGTGGGGTCGCGGCCGGCGTGGTGACTTTGGCCGGCTCGGTGGAGATCGCGCCCAAGCTGGGCACCGCGGACGCGATCTGCGACCTGGTGCAGAGCGGTGGCACCTTGGTGGCGAACCAGTTGCGCGAGGTCGACGTGCTGCTGGAGAGCGAGGCGGTGCTGGCCGGTCCGCAGGCCCTGCCGGCGGACGAGCGCGGCGACCTGGTCGAGCTGCTGCTGAAGCGGTTGGACGGCGTGATCCAGGTGCGCGAATCGCGCCTGCTGCTGCTGCAGACCCCGCGCCACGCGCTGGATGCGGTGACGCGGCTGCTGCCCGGCGGCCCGCAGCCGACCCTGCTGCCAGTGGCCGGCCAGCCCGACCAGCTGATGCTGCAGGCGCTGTGCGCGGGCGAGGTGAGCTGGCGCCAGCTGGAAGAGATCAAGAAAGCCGGCGCGCGCGAGATGTTCGTGCTGCCGGTGGAGAAGATGTTGGCATGA
- a CDS encoding 30S ribosomal protein THX: MGKGDRKTRRGKTYRGSYGNTRAHGAQPAVVGAKPTVTKPVAVKKAAPKKKSA; the protein is encoded by the coding sequence ATGGGCAAGGGCGATCGCAAGACCCGTCGCGGCAAGACCTACCGCGGCAGCTACGGCAACACCCGCGCGCACGGCGCGCAGCCGGCGGTGGTCGGCGCCAAGCCGACCGTGACCAAGCCGGTCGCCGTGAAGAAGGCTGCGCCGAAGAAGAAGTCGGCCTGA
- the hisB gene encoding bifunctional histidinol-phosphatase/imidazoleglycerol-phosphate dehydratase HisB, which produces MSARRVLFVDRDGCLIDEPADQQIDSYEKLALLPGVIAALQRFVAAGYELVMVTNQDGLGTASFPEAHFNGPHELLLRILSSQGIRFREVLIDRSFPHEGRDTRKPGTGLMRGWLADDSWSRAASVMVGDRETDLRFAANMGVRGFQVGPQGMAWDELAHQVLDVPRVAEVVRNTKETRITVRVDLDRVAEPKVHTGLGFFDHMLEQIGKHGGFALELACDGDTHIDEHHTIEDCALALGQALKQALGDKRGIGRYGFSLPMDESAAEARLDLSGRPYFVFEGSFPRERVGEVPTELVPHFFRSLCETLGANLHLAVRGENAHHMVEACFKVVARTLRQAIRREGDELPSTKGSL; this is translated from the coding sequence ATGAGCGCTCGCCGGGTGCTGTTCGTCGACCGCGACGGTTGCCTGATCGATGAACCGGCCGACCAGCAGATCGACAGCTACGAAAAGCTGGCCTTGCTGCCGGGCGTGATCGCCGCGCTGCAACGCTTCGTCGCCGCCGGCTACGAGCTGGTGATGGTGACGAACCAGGACGGGCTGGGTACGGCCAGTTTTCCCGAAGCGCATTTCAACGGCCCGCACGAACTTCTGCTGCGCATCCTGTCCTCGCAGGGCATCCGCTTCCGCGAGGTGTTGATCGACCGCAGCTTTCCGCACGAGGGCCGCGATACGCGCAAGCCAGGCACCGGCCTGATGCGCGGCTGGCTGGCCGACGACAGCTGGAGCCGCGCGGCGTCGGTGATGGTGGGCGACCGCGAGACCGACCTGCGCTTCGCCGCCAATATGGGTGTGCGCGGCTTCCAGGTGGGGCCGCAAGGCATGGCCTGGGACGAGCTGGCGCACCAGGTGCTGGATGTGCCGCGCGTCGCCGAGGTGGTGCGCAACACGAAGGAGACCCGCATCACCGTGCGCGTCGACCTGGATCGGGTGGCCGAGCCGAAGGTGCATACCGGCCTGGGCTTCTTCGACCACATGCTGGAGCAGATCGGCAAGCACGGCGGCTTCGCGCTGGAGTTGGCCTGCGACGGCGATACCCACATCGACGAGCACCACACCATCGAGGATTGCGCACTGGCGCTGGGCCAGGCGCTGAAGCAGGCGCTGGGCGACAAGCGCGGGATCGGTCGCTACGGCTTCTCGCTGCCGATGGACGAGAGCGCGGCAGAGGCGCGGCTGGATCTGTCCGGCCGCCCGTACTTCGTGTTCGAGGGCAGCTTCCCGCGCGAACGCGTGGGCGAGGTGCCCACCGAGCTGGTGCCGCACTTCTTCCGCTCGCTGTGCGAAACGCTGGGCGCGAACCTGCACCTCGCGGTACGCGGCGAGAACGCGCACCACATGGTCGAGGCCTGCTTCAAGGTGGTGGCGCGCACGCTGCGTCAGGCGATCCGCCGCGAAGGCGACGAACTGCCCAGCACCAAGGGGAGCCTGTGA
- the hisH gene encoding imidazole glycerol phosphate synthase subunit HisH: MTVVLVDAGGTNIGSVRYALQRLGVDAALTSDAATIRAADKVILPGVGAAGPGMARLRELGLVELLRSLTRPVLGVCLGMQLLCAHSEEGDTECLGLIPAKVQRFAERPGLRVPHMGWNQLSVQREHPLLAGLDEGGQAYFVHSYAVPVGEWTLATVDYGAPFSAVVARGNFHGMQFHPERSAAVGAKLLKNFLEL; this comes from the coding sequence ATGACGGTTGTCTTGGTCGACGCCGGCGGCACCAACATCGGCTCGGTGCGCTACGCGCTGCAACGCCTGGGCGTGGATGCGGCGCTGACCTCGGACGCGGCGACGATACGCGCCGCCGACAAGGTGATCCTGCCCGGCGTGGGCGCGGCGGGGCCGGGCATGGCGCGCCTGCGCGAGCTGGGCCTGGTCGAGTTGCTGCGCTCGCTGACCCGGCCGGTGCTGGGCGTGTGCCTGGGCATGCAGCTGCTTTGTGCGCATTCGGAGGAGGGTGACACCGAGTGCCTTGGTCTCATCCCGGCCAAGGTGCAGCGCTTCGCCGAGCGCCCCGGTTTGCGCGTGCCGCACATGGGTTGGAACCAGCTGTCGGTGCAGCGCGAACACCCGCTGCTGGCCGGGCTGGATGAGGGCGGACAGGCGTATTTCGTGCACAGCTACGCGGTGCCCGTGGGTGAGTGGACGCTGGCCACCGTGGACTACGGTGCGCCGTTCTCCGCCGTGGTGGCGCGCGGCAACTTCCACGGCATGCAGTTCCACCCCGAGCGCTCCGCTGCGGTCGGCGCGAAGCTCCTCAAGAATTTTCTAGAGCTATGA
- the hisA gene encoding 1-(5-phosphoribosyl)-5-[(5-phosphoribosylamino)methylideneamino]imidazole-4-carboxamide isomerase — translation MTFAIIPAIDLRGGRVVRLKQGDYAQQTTYADDPRALAQRYADAGAHWLHLVDLDGARSGNLDNLAVIAAIAGDGLQVQAGGGVREDADLRRLFDAGVARVVVGSVAIRDPDRVAGWLREFGAERLTLALDTRRIDGRWTLPSAGWTETEARTLDELAPWFAARGARHLLCTDIDRDGMLAGFNLDLYRHLAGNVPQLAVQASGGVRSLDDIRAAREAGARGVILGRALLEGRFTVAEALAC, via the coding sequence ATGACGTTCGCGATCATTCCTGCCATCGACCTGCGCGGCGGCCGCGTGGTGCGCCTGAAACAGGGCGACTACGCACAGCAGACCACCTATGCCGACGATCCGCGCGCGCTGGCGCAGCGTTACGCCGATGCCGGCGCGCACTGGTTGCACCTGGTCGATCTCGACGGCGCCCGTTCCGGCAATCTCGACAATCTCGCGGTGATCGCGGCGATCGCCGGCGACGGCTTGCAGGTGCAGGCCGGCGGTGGCGTGCGCGAGGATGCCGACCTGCGCCGGCTGTTCGATGCCGGCGTCGCTCGCGTGGTGGTGGGTAGCGTGGCGATCCGCGATCCCGACCGCGTGGCCGGCTGGCTGCGCGAATTCGGCGCCGAACGCCTCACGCTGGCGCTCGATACCCGTCGCATCGACGGTCGTTGGACCCTGCCCAGCGCGGGCTGGACGGAAACCGAGGCACGCACGCTGGACGAACTCGCGCCGTGGTTTGCCGCGCGAGGCGCACGTCACCTGCTGTGCACCGACATCGACCGTGACGGCATGCTCGCCGGTTTCAATCTCGATCTGTATCGCCACCTTGCCGGCAACGTGCCGCAGCTGGCGGTGCAAGCGTCGGGCGGCGTGCGTTCGCTGGACGACATCCGTGCGGCGCGTGAAGCCGGCGCGCGCGGCGTGATCCTCGGGCGTGCGTTGCTGGAAGGCCGCTTCACCGTGGCGGAGGCACTGGCATGCTGA